CCGACAGCTCCCGCAGCTCCTCATCCGTCACCCGATGCAGCAGGTCCAGCCGGATCCCCATCATCCCCCACCTCCTTTATGCGAACACCGGCCCCAGCTCCAGCACAAAGCCCGGAAGCTCCGGGTCCAGGGACACCGCCTCCACCCCCTCATACCGCTCCACCCGCCCCCCCGGCCGATACACCTCCACCACCCGCCCATAAGGATCAATCAGCACCCCCAGCCGCGCCCCGTTCGCCACATACACCCCCATCTTCTCCCGCA
This DNA window, taken from Thermoflexus sp., encodes the following:
- a CDS encoding Uma2 family endonuclease gives rise to the protein REKMGVYVANGARLGVLIDPYGRVVEVYRPGGRVERYEGVEAVSLDPELPGFVLELGPVFA